gctcagtagttaagcgtcagcctttggcttaggccgtgatcctgggctcccgggatcgagtcccacatcaggctccctgcatggagcctgcttctccctctgcctatgtctctacctctctctctctgtgtctttcatgaacaaataaataaaatcttttaaaaaaaataatggggcaGCTCAGCAAAGGCAGCAACAATAAGAAATAAGGACACTTCTATTCTGgccatctttcttttttgaataggAATAGAAAGAACCGAGCCCCCTCACAGCTTACCCCCACCTCATTAAATCAGTGGCAAAACAAATGATTCCGCTGCTCCTTGTCCAATGTCTCTCGGAAATTGTGATGAACTGCCAGTAGAGGACTTGGCTTGTGGCTGTGGTGTGCAAGAAACATCCCTGGTTTGGGTGGGGAAGTCCTGATATTAAATACTCTCTTACTAACTGTGCAGCTTTAGGTAACTTATTTTTACCAAGTCACTTGTAAAATGTGATCATCATAACAATGATTGCCTCACAATATGGATGCAAACATTCAACACAATAATGGATAagaagatgctttttaaaattgcagTTCTCTGTACAAAGAatgatattttctcttccttccctactTTTTCCACCTCCTTCAAAACCAGGGCTGCTCTCTGTTCTGTCAATTCATAATTTGATTTGGAAGATGCTGTGCCTTCCTCATTCCAACAAACAATGTTGCAGGACTCAGCAGGGAAAGATACTGACCTGGAGCTTTCTCTGTAGTGCGTCCTTCACCTCTTTGTTGCGGAGGCTATAGATGAAGGGGTTGAGCATGGGGATTATGATGGTGTAGAACACGGACACTATTTGGCCATTGGTATCATTAGTGGATCCATGAGGCTGGACATAGGTGAAAACCACAGTGCCGTAGAAAATGGCAATGGCCAGGAAGtgggaggcacaggtggagagGGCCTTCTCCCGTCCAGCGGCCGAGCGCATCCTCCCAATGGCCACCAAGACCAAGCTGTAGGAGGTGAGGATGACTGCAGCAGGCAGAAGGGTAACCAGAGCAGAGAAGATATAGAGGACCACTCCTGCTGTGGCTGTGTTGGCACAAGCCAGGCGGAGAAGGGGAGGGATGTCACAGAAGTAGTGTGTTACCTGGTTGGGCCCACAGAAAGGCAGAGCAAAGACGTTCCCAGTCTGGATAGCAGAGTTGGCGCCACCAAATGCATAGGAAGCAGCTACCAGCTGGAGACAGGTCTCCTTGGTCATGATCGAACCATAATGGAGAGGTTGGCAGATGGCCACAAAGCGATCGTAGGCCATGGAGGCCAGCAGGAAGCTCTCAGCTGTCACATGCACCACAAAAAAGGTTAGCTGGACCACACAGCCCTCAAAAGAAATGGTCTTGTCAGAGGCCAGGAAGTTGACCAAGAGCTTGGGTGTGACCACAGAAGAGTAACAAATATCAAGAAAAGAGAGGACACTGAGGAAGAAATACATGGGACTATGGAGACGGGAGTCTGTGAAGATGAGTGCCATCATTCCCAGGTTGCCCATCACTGTCATGGCATAAATGAGCAGAAAGGTTACAAatagaagctgctggagctctgGATAGCTGGAGAATCCCAACAAGATGAACTGGGTAACTGGAGTGTGGTTGCCACTTGCAAGGGCTAGTTCTCCAGGTGTCATCTGCAGAGGTGACAAATGACAATCAGTCAAACAGGTATTACCTGAGCATGTCCACCACTGTGCATAGGACAATGAGGGAGAACACCAAGCAAGTATAAGGCTCTTTGCACAAGAAGCTAATGGGGAGCATCGTGCATGTAGAAAAGACATAACTGTGAAGCCTGACAGACCTGAGTCCTAATTCTGATTATGGCACTAACTAGTTGTGTATCCTTGGATAAGGTATTGATGAGCTTTAGTCTTCctgacataaaatgaaaaaaaatatgcctaCTTTTTAGGGTTGCTGCATGGCCTAAATGAGTAAGTGAATGTACAACATCTGAATGTCTGGGACATAGTAGGTGATCAATAAATTATGAGTCCTCTTCCCCAATTTCTAGTGCCTGTATCTAAAAATATGCTTACATTTGAcaatcattttgttctttttaaaaatcaagatataatTCGTGTATTATAAGAttcaccatcaaaaaaaaaattcaccatcttaggggtgcctgggtggctcagtggattgaatgtctgactctggattttggcttaggtcatgatttcagggtcctggaattgagcccacattgggctctatgattggcaaggagtctgcttgagattctctctctccttctccctttgctcctccccaccgcatgttctttctctctggctttctaaaataaatagatatataaataaataaaatcttaaaaaaataataaagtgtatgACTTAGTGGTTGTACAACCATTGCCACTATTTGATCGTGGAACACTTTCATCATcgtaaaaagaaaatctcatggCTATTAGTAGCCACCCTCCATTCTACCCTTCCCTTAGCTCTTGAAAATCATTAATCTCCTTGccgtctctatggatttgcctatcctggacatttcatataaatggattcatacaTTTAGTGGCCTattgtgtctggctcctttcacttaatgttttaaagatttatccatgttgtagcatgtatggGTGTTCATTCTGTCTTGTATTTAAACATCCTTCATGGCATCACCACTCCATAGTAGCCAGTGTGTCCTCTGAGAATCTATTGAGTTGAATGTCACCTGAGAGACCATTAGCTTGGAAATACTGTTTTAGTGCTTGCTTGACTGTCCTCCAAGATGTTTATCTGTAGGAGAACTGGAAATACTCAtaatcctttccttcttccccatacttccctctctcttctgcccctcATCTCTCACTTCCTTGGGGGGTCTAGGATACATCCTGAAAATTAGTCGTAGGAAAACCTCACTAATGCCTTCATCCATGTCAAATGGTTTATGTGGATACAAGGAGGAATTCTGGTGTCTTCTTGCAGAAGAACATGGACTAGCTTCACCTTTGTTCCCACCTGCTGTAATAGGTACAGAGCATGGTATGGGGCTGACAGGATAGAGACCTGATTTCTAGTTCCAGCTCTGTTACTGTGGCTGATTTtcctctctctgggcttctgATTCCTTGTTGGCAGAATCAAGGTTTGGCAGGGAATATCTCAGAGCTCACACCTGGCCCTGATCACACAATGACAATGAGTGAGTGCATCTTCCCTGAACTTGCTGCCTGGGAATGGATATTTGTGCCAGTGGAGCCCCAGGCAACACAAAAAGAATCCTTATGAATTCATCCAGAAAAAGTGTACTCTACACCTGGTTGTAACAGACAATTTTAGGAAGGTCTGTTCAACTTGCAAGGATATATTTAAGTACCTTGGCCACTCACAGCAGTGATCCCTGGcaaatattttatacatgaagGAGGAAGTTGTGAGAAACCGTGTTAACATAAATGAATAGATTGGAATATGAGGAGTTTTGTTATGGTAATGCCATTTAATTCATTGAACTTTTTAGTTAATGCCAAGAATCACATAGGGATATATCAtcagaaatcatttttaatgttGCATCATCTGTCAATTTGAAAAGATCTTCCCTCTATTTTGTTGAAAGATTTCCATCTGacttaaaaaggattttataggTAGTCAATAAATTCATCTACTTTTTCAACACCTATTTATGAAATTACCTCTTTATGTGGTATCCTGGAAGTTTTGTATGCCAGCAAAATGCCTCCTGCTAAGAGTCAGGATGGGTTAGAAGCatgcgtttttttttttccccccccaggAATGAAAGGACAACTGTAAAGGGGGAGACAAGGAAAGAGTATAGCGCTTCCTTCCCAGATGCATTTCCAAGGACACTGGTTTTATAAAGAGTAGATGTGGACCTTTAGGCTCTAGAAATTAGTTCCCTTCAAAATGGCTTTGTCTACGAAGACCTTGAGA
This is a stretch of genomic DNA from Canis aureus isolate CA01 chromosome 21, VMU_Caureus_v.1.0, whole genome shotgun sequence. It encodes these proteins:
- the LOC144292677 gene encoding olfactory receptor 5J3-like isoform X3, whose amino-acid sequence is MGMTPGELALASGNHTPVTQFILLGFSSYPELQQLLFVTFLLIYAMTVMGNLGMMALIFTDSRLHSPMYFFLSVLSFLDICYSSVVTPKLLVNFLASDKTISFEGCVVQLTFFVVHVTAESFLLASMAYDRFVAICQPLHYGSIMTKETCLQLVAASYAFGGANSAIQTGNVFALPFCGPNQVTHYFCDIPPLLRLACANTATAGVVLYIFSALVTLLPAAVILTSYSLVLVAIGRMRSAAGREKALSTCASHFLAIAIFYGTVVFTYVQPHGSTNDTNGQIVSVFYTIIIPMLNPFIYSLRNKEVKDALQRKLQVSIFPC
- the LOC144292677 gene encoding olfactory receptor 5J3-like isoform X2, which gives rise to MGAAVLPNFLHQAPPSSPQAQPHAPISEAFQRTPTLMTPGELALASGNHTPVTQFILLGFSSYPELQQLLFVTFLLIYAMTVMGNLGMMALIFTDSRLHSPMYFFLSVLSFLDICYSSVVTPKLLVNFLASDKTISFEGCVVQLTFFVVHVTAESFLLASMAYDRFVAICQPLHYGSIMTKETCLQLVAASYAFGGANSAIQTGNVFALPFCGPNQVTHYFCDIPPLLRLACANTATAGVVLYIFSALVTLLPAAVILTSYSLVLVAIGRMRSAAGREKALSTCASHFLAIAIFYGTVVFTYVQPHGSTNDTNGQIVSVFYTIIIPMLNPFIYSLRNKEVKDALQRKLQVSIFPC
- the LOC144292677 gene encoding olfactory receptor 5J3-like isoform X1, with protein sequence MNHKLQGLQETLTSASRPKQVTTIYRGSALLPQHLNLAGPLKRIWGWMTPGELALASGNHTPVTQFILLGFSSYPELQQLLFVTFLLIYAMTVMGNLGMMALIFTDSRLHSPMYFFLSVLSFLDICYSSVVTPKLLVNFLASDKTISFEGCVVQLTFFVVHVTAESFLLASMAYDRFVAICQPLHYGSIMTKETCLQLVAASYAFGGANSAIQTGNVFALPFCGPNQVTHYFCDIPPLLRLACANTATAGVVLYIFSALVTLLPAAVILTSYSLVLVAIGRMRSAAGREKALSTCASHFLAIAIFYGTVVFTYVQPHGSTNDTNGQIVSVFYTIIIPMLNPFIYSLRNKEVKDALQRKLQVSIFPC
- the LOC144292677 gene encoding olfactory receptor 5J3-like isoform X4; protein product: MTPGELALASGNHTPVTQFILLGFSSYPELQQLLFVTFLLIYAMTVMGNLGMMALIFTDSRLHSPMYFFLSVLSFLDICYSSVVTPKLLVNFLASDKTISFEGCVVQLTFFVVHVTAESFLLASMAYDRFVAICQPLHYGSIMTKETCLQLVAASYAFGGANSAIQTGNVFALPFCGPNQVTHYFCDIPPLLRLACANTATAGVVLYIFSALVTLLPAAVILTSYSLVLVAIGRMRSAAGREKALSTCASHFLAIAIFYGTVVFTYVQPHGSTNDTNGQIVSVFYTIIIPMLNPFIYSLRNKEVKDALQRKLQVSIFPC